The following coding sequences lie in one Arachis hypogaea cultivar Tifrunner chromosome 4, arahy.Tifrunner.gnm2.J5K5, whole genome shotgun sequence genomic window:
- the LOC112797584 gene encoding uncharacterized protein — protein sequence MVQNHKQDHDFNQTHSSGAPMASGNNKAQQHDDTETMPEYRLKVAAQLGLCMALAVMVLIYISSCFNLFAMCTAKVNEEISLRKYTEALRNLLCPVLKLINQHVSMSKLVPLIELFSFLVIICAVTVLLLLGAKFTRIHVAMFCIWSILMLQGSDTLTIGIYLIILGLYCICWSRKKEPPNGNEKLQPKRESKSYFEMNP from the exons ATGGTTCAGAACCACAAACAAGACCATGATTTCAACCAAACTCACTCCTCTGGTGCACCCATGGCTTCGGGGAATAATAAG GCCCAGCAGCACGACGACACGGAAACCATGCCAGAGTACCGGCTCAAGGTAGCTGCACAGCTTGGGTTATGTATGGCGCTTGCCGTTAtggtactgatttatatttcaagttgTTTCAATCTATTCGCCATGTGTACCGCAAAGGTCAATGAAGAAATTAGTTTGAGGAAATATACGGAGGCACTTAGGAATCTGCTATGCCCTGTCCTGAAGCTGATAAATCAACATGTAAGCATGTCCAAGTTGGTTCCCTTGATTGAATTGTTCAGTTTCCTTGTGATTATATGTGCTGTTACTGTATTGCTTCTTCTGGGTGCAAAATTCACTCGCATTCATGTTGCTATGTTCTGTATTTGGTCCATTCTCATGCTCCAAGGATCAGATACTTTAACCATTGGGATCTACCTTATAATACTTGGATTATACTGCATATGTTGGTCCCGAAAAAAGGAACCACCAAATGGGAATGAAAAGCTGCAGCCAAAGAGAGAATCCAAGAGTTATTTTGAGATGAATCCGTGA
- the LOC112797583 gene encoding uncharacterized protein isoform X1 — MSSEGHPLDGASDPPSEEVPRLDMLSFENEQERSPEPQQLPEWLRLLELLREQEQEQEQERERLRERLRERLREPERGIELLQPELRLMQLLQRYFQALGTAVPYIGLLLFPLCCSSFMLFLLETWSMVTAVNEITRGFLFLGTNGVVIHQLASVNSFTFEKRNLLSFGEAFSMSLPPMVHISMILLSLALNFVLLFRVYPGIQCVLLLLCILMPLYYFAELAHKAAGIAVNLGRSYKMPLIWFSTLGGLGIFLIGGSMVLLIVFLSWLYARRRGLEFQGIRVNGDAIIGAMNA, encoded by the exons ATGTCATCGGAAGGGCATCCACTTGACGGT GCCTCCGATCCACCGTCGGAGGAGGTGCCACGCTTAGATATGCTTTCCTTTGAAAATGAACAAGAACGCTCACCTGAACCA CAGCAGCTTCCGGAGTGGCTGCGGCTGCTGGAGCTGCTGCGGGAGCAGGAGCAGGAGCAGGAGCAGGAGCGGGAGCGGCTGCGGGAGCGGCTGCGGGAGCGGCTGCGGGAGCCGGAGCGGGGGATTGAGTTGCTGCAGCCGGAGCTACGGCTGATGCAGTTGCTGCAGCGATATTTTCAAGCCTTGGGAACTGCAGTACCATACAttggtcttcttctttttcctctttgctgttcttccttcatgttatTTCTGTTGGAGACATGGTCAATGGTGACGGCAGTCAATGAGATAACTCGCGGGTTTCTGTTTCTAGGCACTAATGGTGTCGTAATTCATCAGTTGGCATCGGTGAACTCTTTTACATTTGAGAAGAGGAACTTACTGAGCTTTGGGGAAGCTTTTAGTATGTCCCTTCCACCGATGGTACATATCAGCATGATTCTTTTGAGTTTAGCTCTGAATTTTGTGCTCCTATTCCGAGTTTACCCTGGAATACAATGTGTTCTTCTACTCCTCTGCATATTAATGCCATTGTATTATTTTGCTGAACTAGCACATAAAGCAGCTGGCATTGCTGTAAACTTAGGAAGGTCGTACAAGATGCCCCTCATATGGTTTTCTACCTTAGGGGGCCTTGGCATCTTCCTAATTGGTGGTTCAATGGTACTGCTGATAGTTTTTCTATCTTGGCTATATGCAAGAAGAAGAGGACTGGAATTCCAAGGAATAAGGGTCAATGGGGATGCCATAATAGGGGCAATGAATGCCTGA
- the LOC112797583 gene encoding uncharacterized protein isoform X2 produces the protein MSSEGHPLDGASDPPSEEVPRLDMLSFENEQERSPEPQLPEWLRLLELLREQEQEQEQERERLRERLRERLREPERGIELLQPELRLMQLLQRYFQALGTAVPYIGLLLFPLCCSSFMLFLLETWSMVTAVNEITRGFLFLGTNGVVIHQLASVNSFTFEKRNLLSFGEAFSMSLPPMVHISMILLSLALNFVLLFRVYPGIQCVLLLLCILMPLYYFAELAHKAAGIAVNLGRSYKMPLIWFSTLGGLGIFLIGGSMVLLIVFLSWLYARRRGLEFQGIRVNGDAIIGAMNA, from the exons ATGTCATCGGAAGGGCATCCACTTGACGGT GCCTCCGATCCACCGTCGGAGGAGGTGCCACGCTTAGATATGCTTTCCTTTGAAAATGAACAAGAACGCTCACCTGAACCA CAGCTTCCGGAGTGGCTGCGGCTGCTGGAGCTGCTGCGGGAGCAGGAGCAGGAGCAGGAGCAGGAGCGGGAGCGGCTGCGGGAGCGGCTGCGGGAGCGGCTGCGGGAGCCGGAGCGGGGGATTGAGTTGCTGCAGCCGGAGCTACGGCTGATGCAGTTGCTGCAGCGATATTTTCAAGCCTTGGGAACTGCAGTACCATACAttggtcttcttctttttcctctttgctgttcttccttcatgttatTTCTGTTGGAGACATGGTCAATGGTGACGGCAGTCAATGAGATAACTCGCGGGTTTCTGTTTCTAGGCACTAATGGTGTCGTAATTCATCAGTTGGCATCGGTGAACTCTTTTACATTTGAGAAGAGGAACTTACTGAGCTTTGGGGAAGCTTTTAGTATGTCCCTTCCACCGATGGTACATATCAGCATGATTCTTTTGAGTTTAGCTCTGAATTTTGTGCTCCTATTCCGAGTTTACCCTGGAATACAATGTGTTCTTCTACTCCTCTGCATATTAATGCCATTGTATTATTTTGCTGAACTAGCACATAAAGCAGCTGGCATTGCTGTAAACTTAGGAAGGTCGTACAAGATGCCCCTCATATGGTTTTCTACCTTAGGGGGCCTTGGCATCTTCCTAATTGGTGGTTCAATGGTACTGCTGATAGTTTTTCTATCTTGGCTATATGCAAGAAGAAGAGGACTGGAATTCCAAGGAATAAGGGTCAATGGGGATGCCATAATAGGGGCAATGAATGCCTGA
- the LOC114927588 gene encoding probable glucan endo-1,3-beta-glucosidase A6, whose product MPTLTFSNISVNRRAAEEWVRNNVLPYLPKTKIRYLLVDNEVLRSYSEQGRQMWRDLVPAMQMIKRSLKALNISTFPPSRGMFRYEIRDNVIIPMLNFLNRTKSFLFIDVYPYFPWSQNPYNISLDFALFRGGLSIRDPGSALVYTNLLDPMLDSLVFAKSKLGFSNILLAISETGLTL is encoded by the coding sequence ATGCCAACCCTGACATTCTCAAACATTTCCGTGAACCGAAGAGCAGCGGAAGAATGGGTGAGGAACAATGTCCTACCTTACCTTCCCAAAACCAAGATTCGCTACCTCCTCGTCGACAATGAGGTGctaagatcctactcggaacaagGCCGGCAAATGTGGCGCGATCTTGTGCCAGCAATGCAAATGATCAAGAGATCCCTCAAGGCTCTAAACATCTCAACCTTCCCACCATCAAGAGGGATGTTCCGATATGAGATAAGAGACAATGTGATCATACCAATGCTTAACTTCTTAAACAGAACCAAGTCATTTTTATTCATCGATGTGTATCCATATTTTCCATGGTCACAAAACCCTTATAACATTAGCCTTGATTTTGCTCTATTCAGAGGAGGCTTAAGCATAAGAGATCCTGGCAGTGCCTTAGTCTACACCAATTTGTTAGACCCAATGCTAGATTCTCTCGTATTTGCTAAGTCCAAACTCGGCTTCTCCAATATTCTGCTCGCCATATCCGAAACAGGATTGACATTATAA
- the LOC112797582 gene encoding uncharacterized protein, producing MAKTKNQRKTALVSTSNHQRRTCMCSPTTHPGSFRCSYHKRLVEQQQQQMASFHSASSSRGNTLNLRRSAMQNLLVRIGGVEGELVKRALSTLIRPSFHNHRRREGFHSRPSCLSIMSKAED from the coding sequence ATGGCGAAAACCAAGAATCAGAGGAAAACCGCCTTGGTGTCGACGTCCAATCATCAGAGGAGGACGTGCATGTGTTCCCCTACGACGCACCCTGGCTCCTTCCGCTGCTCCTACCACAAACGCCTCGTcgaacagcagcagcagcaaatGGCGTCGTTTCATTCTGCTTCTTCTTCGAGGGGTAACACCCTAAATCTTCGAAGATCGGCGATGCAGAACTTGCTGGTGCGGATCGGAGGAGTGGAGGGCGAGCTGGTGAAGAGAGCTCTAAGTACTCTGATCAGACCCTCCTTCCACAACCATCGCCGCCGTGAAGGCTTTCATTCAAGGCCGAGCTGCCTCTCCATCATGTCCAAGGCAGAAGATTAG
- the LOC112797581 gene encoding probable glucan endo-1,3-beta-glucosidase A6, which yields MGLLAVFLLWLLSLSRAKASNNIGVNYGQLGNNLPSPYLSIELLTKMKARHVKLYDANPDILNLLSNRKIHVSVMVPNNEISNIAVNRRAAEEWVRNNVLPYLPKTKIRYLLVGNEVLSSYSEQGRKMWRDLVPAMQMIKRSLKALNISSIKVGTPLAMDVLESTFPPSRGMFRYEIRDNVIIPLLNFLNRTKSFFFIDVYPYFPWSQNPYNISLDFALFRGGLSTRDPGSALVYTNLLDQMLDSVIFAMSKLGFSNIPLAISETGWPNAGDIDEPGANIFNAATYNRNLIQRMTTNPPLGTPARPGVPIPTYIFSLFNENQKPGPGTERHWGLLHPDGTPVYQIDLTGKSAAADFGPLPAPKNNVPYKGRVWCVAVKGANAMELEAALTYTCNQSNVNCDGLAPGRECYEPVSIAAHASYVFSSYWSKFRSQGATCYFNGLAQQTTSNPSEFSFLSFL from the exons ATGGGTCTTTTGGCTGTATTTCTCCTATGGTTACTTTCATTATCAA GAGCAAAAGCCTCAAACAACATTGGTGTAAACTATGGCCAACTTGGAAACAATCTACCTTCTCCATACCTCTCCATAGAGCTACTAACAAAAATGAAAGCTAGACATGTGAAGCTCTATGATGCCAACCCTGACATTCTAAACCTTCTATCAAATAGAAAGATTCACGTCTCAGTTATGGTCCCAAACAATGAAATCTCAAACATTGCCGTGAACCGAAGAGCAGCGGAAGAATGGGTGAGGAACAATGTCCTACCTTACCTTCCCAAAACCAAGATTCGCTACCTCCTCGTCGGCAACGAGGTGCTAAGCTCCTACTCGGAACAAGGCCGGAAAATGTGGCGCGATCTTGTGCCAGCAATGCAAATGATCAAGAGATCCCTCAAGGCTCTAAACATCTCATCCATCAAAGTTGGCACCCCGTTGGCAATGGATGTGTTGGAATCAACCTTCCCACCATCAAGAGGGATGTTCCGATATGAGATAAGAGACAATGTGATCATACCATTGCTTAACTTCTTAAACAGAACCAAGTCATTTTTCTTCATTGATGTGTATCCATATTTTCCATGGTCACAAAACCCTTATAACATTAGCCTTGACTTTGCTCTATTCAGAGGAGGCTTAAGCACAAGAGATCCTGGCAGTGCCTTAGTCTACACCAATTTGTTAGACCAAATGCTAGATTCTGTCATATTTGCTATGTCCAAACTCGGCTTCTCCAATATCCCACTCGCCATATCCGAAACAGGATGGCCTAATGCCGGTGACATCGATGAGCCTGGGGCAAACATATTCAATGCAGCCACATATAACCGCAATTTGATCCAAAGAATGACAACAAATCCACCTCTTGGCACCCCAGCTAGGCCTGGAGTTCCAATCCCAACTTACATCTTTTCATTGTTCAACGAAAATCAAAAGCCTGGTCCAGGGACAGAGCGACACTGGGGCTTGTTACACCCGGATGGCACGCCAGTCTATCAAATAGACCTGACAGGAAAGTCGGCTGCGGCCGACTTTGGGCCATTGCCAGCTCCAAAGAACAATGTGCCTTACAAAGGGAGGGTGTGGTGTGTGGCAGTGAAAGGAGCAAATGCAATGGAATTGGAAGCTGCATTGACATATACTTGCAACCAAAGTAATGTGAATTGTGATGGTCTTGCACCAGGAAGAGAGTGCTATGAGCCTGTTTCCATTGCTGCTCATGCCAGCTATGTATTTAGCTCTTACTGGTCCAAGTTTAGAAGTCAAGGAGCCACTTGCTATTTCAATGGACTTGCTCAACAAACAACTTCCAATCCTAGTGAGTTTTCTTTCCTTTCATTTCTATAA
- the LOC112797583 gene encoding uncharacterized protein isoform X3: MSSEGHPLDGASDPPSEEVPRLDMLSFENEQERSPEPLPEWLRLLELLREQEQEQEQERERLRERLRERLREPERGIELLQPELRLMQLLQRYFQALGTAVPYIGLLLFPLCCSSFMLFLLETWSMVTAVNEITRGFLFLGTNGVVIHQLASVNSFTFEKRNLLSFGEAFSMSLPPMVHISMILLSLALNFVLLFRVYPGIQCVLLLLCILMPLYYFAELAHKAAGIAVNLGRSYKMPLIWFSTLGGLGIFLIGGSMVLLIVFLSWLYARRRGLEFQGIRVNGDAIIGAMNA; the protein is encoded by the exons ATGTCATCGGAAGGGCATCCACTTGACGGT GCCTCCGATCCACCGTCGGAGGAGGTGCCACGCTTAGATATGCTTTCCTTTGAAAATGAACAAGAACGCTCACCTGAACCA CTTCCGGAGTGGCTGCGGCTGCTGGAGCTGCTGCGGGAGCAGGAGCAGGAGCAGGAGCAGGAGCGGGAGCGGCTGCGGGAGCGGCTGCGGGAGCGGCTGCGGGAGCCGGAGCGGGGGATTGAGTTGCTGCAGCCGGAGCTACGGCTGATGCAGTTGCTGCAGCGATATTTTCAAGCCTTGGGAACTGCAGTACCATACAttggtcttcttctttttcctctttgctgttcttccttcatgttatTTCTGTTGGAGACATGGTCAATGGTGACGGCAGTCAATGAGATAACTCGCGGGTTTCTGTTTCTAGGCACTAATGGTGTCGTAATTCATCAGTTGGCATCGGTGAACTCTTTTACATTTGAGAAGAGGAACTTACTGAGCTTTGGGGAAGCTTTTAGTATGTCCCTTCCACCGATGGTACATATCAGCATGATTCTTTTGAGTTTAGCTCTGAATTTTGTGCTCCTATTCCGAGTTTACCCTGGAATACAATGTGTTCTTCTACTCCTCTGCATATTAATGCCATTGTATTATTTTGCTGAACTAGCACATAAAGCAGCTGGCATTGCTGTAAACTTAGGAAGGTCGTACAAGATGCCCCTCATATGGTTTTCTACCTTAGGGGGCCTTGGCATCTTCCTAATTGGTGGTTCAATGGTACTGCTGATAGTTTTTCTATCTTGGCTATATGCAAGAAGAAGAGGACTGGAATTCCAAGGAATAAGGGTCAATGGGGATGCCATAATAGGGGCAATGAATGCCTGA